From the Brachyhypopomus gauderio isolate BG-103 chromosome 5, BGAUD_0.2, whole genome shotgun sequence genome, one window contains:
- the kif21a gene encoding kinesin-like protein KIF21A isoform X6: MTTGPDESSVRVALRIRPQLAREKIEGCHICTFVTPGEPQVVLGKDKAFTFDYVFDMESQQDSIYSNCTEKLIEGCFEGCNATIFAYGQTGSGKTYTMGTGFDVSIMDEELGIIPRAVTHLFKGIEERKRSAAEQGRPAPEFKVNAQFLELYNEEVLDLFDATRDMEARKQKPHIKIHEDATGGIYTVGVTTRTVSSEAELMQCLKLGALSRTTASTQMNVQSSRSHAIFTIHLCQVRMCAPSDYQDGETDNRLANDSTNADEFETLTAKFHFVDLAGSERLKRTGATGDRAKEGISINCGLLALGNVISALGDRTKRSTHVPYRDSKLTRLLQDSLGGNSQTVMIACISPSDRDFMETLNTLKYANRARNIKNKVVVNQDKASQQISALRTEIARLQMELMEYRTGKRVIGQDGLESINDMFHENSMLQTENNNLRVRVKAMQETIDAQRTRLTQLLSHQANQMLAKAGEGSEEIGNMIQNYIKEIEDLRAKLLESEAVNENLRKSLSRASTRTPFYAAPGTFSPTPLAPDPSQETSDIIQLAKKDLEKLKRREKKKKKRLQQLLEERSVEEDEERSVEEDSAVKEETPDNEQERGNERMQPEGANEETEGANEETEEAQEGSDHEEGDEEEDDDDDDEELDAEESSDDSDSELDEKENFQADLANITCEIAIKQKLIDELENSQRRLHTLKQQYEQKLLMLQNKIRDTQLERDRVLHSIGSVESCSDDKAKRIKSEYEKKLSVMNKELQKLQAAQKEHARLLKNQSQYERQLKKLQQEVVEMKKTKVRLMKQMKEQQEKNRLVESRRNREIATLKKDQRKQEHQLKLLEAQKRQQELILRRKTEEVTALRRQVRPVSGKVNRKVNLPETVQDSAHKLGRMPIGSGASNGTRPYHRRAAGVYSTRMARVKWQSLERRVSDIIMQRMTISNMEADMNRLLKQREELTRRRERLVRKKERLASGGVEGATQPLGEELENLLANIDYINDSITDCQANIMQMEEAKEEGDTVDVSAVIGSCTLSEARFLLDHFMSMAISKGLQAAQKESHIKVMEGRLKQTEINSTTQNQLLFHMLKEKAELNPELDALLGNALQELGNMPLENGDDSSSDESTHSPAAEGTTLASDLMTLCGETKSRSKARRRTTTQLELLYPNNCDSGPDTPSGDFSALLAETPEGGVDLESAGNAVRDHMVPPASLTSRMGSINSSSSRPPLVVEKRIPEASPLTRRKTYDKGQAAADRAKAKEIKQGVINPVPVSKSSRANALQCVYVAEGHSKAVLCVDSTDDLLFTGSKDRTCKVWNLVTGQEIMSLGGHPNNVVSVRYSSSLVFTVSTSYIKVFWSGEHR, translated from the exons ATGACAACTGGACCAGACGAGAGCTCGGTCCGTGTGGCGTTGAG GATACGACCTCAGTTGGCCCGGGAGAAGATAGAAGGATGTCACATCTGTACCTTCGTGACCCCTGGAGAGCCCCAGGTGGTCCTGGGAAAGGACAAGGCCTTCACCTTCGACTATGTGTTCGACATGGAATCCCAACAGGATTCAATCTACTCCAACTGCACAGAGAAGCTGATAGAAGGCTGCTTTGAGGGCTGTAATGCCACCATCTTTGCCtatggacag ACGGGCTCGGGGAAGACGTACACCATGGGCACGGGTTTCGACGTGAGCATTATGGATGAGGAGCTGGGCATCATTCCGCGGGCTGTCACTCACCTCTTCAAGGGCATCGAGGAGAGGAAGCGGTCAGCCGCCGAGCAGGGACGCCCCGCCCCCGAGTTCAAGGTCAACGCCCAGTTCTTGGAG TTGTATAACGAGGAGGTCCTGGATCTCTTCGACGCCACACGTGATATGGAGGCCCGAAAGCAGAAGCCACACATAAAAATTCACGAGGATGCCACCGGAGGAATTTACACTGTCGGGGTGACGACACGGACCGTCTCTTCAGAGGCTGAA CTGATGCAGTGTTTGAAGCTGGGGGCCCTCTCGCGCACCACAGCCAGTACCCAGATGAACGTTCAGAGCTCTCGCTCCCACGCCATCTTCACCATCCACCTGTGTCAAGTGCGCATGTGTGCACCCTCAGACTAC CAGGACGGCGAGACTGATAATCGGCTGGCCAACGACTCGACCAACGCAGACGAGTTTGAGACACTTACAGCAAAGTTCCACTTTGTGGATCTGGCGGGTTCTGAGCGGCTGAAGAGGACCGGTGCCACGGGAGACAGGGCCAAAGAAGGCATCTCAATCAACTGTGGACTG CTGGCACTGGGGAATGTCATCAGTGCCTTAGGAGACCGAACCAAACGATCAACGCACGTGCCTTACCGAGACTCCAAACTCACTCGGCTGCTCCAGGATTCTTTAGGCGGCAATAG CCAAACGGTGATGATCGCCTGCATTAGCCCGTCCGACCGCGACTTCATGGAGACGCTGAACACACTGAAGTACGCCAACCGCGCACGCAACATCAAGAACAAGGTGGTGGTGAACCAGGACAAGGCCAGTCAGCAGATCAGCGCCCTGAGGACGGAGATCGCACGCTTGCAGATGGAGCTGATGGAGTATCGCACG GGGAAGCGTGTGATCGGGCAGGACGGCCTGGAGAGCATCAACGACATGTTCCACGAGAACTCCATGCTGCAGACGGAGAACAACAACCTGCGTGTGCGTGTCAAAGCCATGCAGGAGACCATCGACGCCCAGCGCACACGTCTCACCCAGCTCCTCAGCCACCAGGCCAACCAGATGCTCGCAAAAGCTG GGGAAGGCAGTGAAGAGATTGGCAACATGATCCAGAACTACATTAAAGAGATTGAAGACCTCAG AGCCAAACTCTTGGAAAGCGAGGCCGTGAATGAGAACCTGAGGAAGAGTCTGTCCCGAGCGTCCACCCGCACGCCTTTCTACGCAGCGCCCGGGACCTTCTCACCTACTCCTCTTGCACCTGACCCTTCCCAGGAGACCTCCGACATTATCCAGCTGGCTAAAAAGGACCTGGAGAAACTGAAGAggagggagaagaagaagaaaaagag GCTCCAGCAGCTGCTGGAGGAAAGGAGTgtggaggaggacgaggaaagGAGTGTGGAGGAAGACAG TGCTGTGAAGGAAGAAACTCCTGACAATGAGCAAGAACGAGGCAACGAGCGTATGCAGCCAGAGGGAGCCAatgaggagacagagggagccAATGAGGAGACAGAG GAAGCACAAGAAGGCAGTGATCATGAGGAGGGtgacgaggaagaggatgatgacgatgatgatgaagaacTGGATGCTGAGGAGAGCTCTGATGACTCGGACTCCGAGCTGGATGAGAAAG agAACTTCCAGGCCGACCTGGCCAACATCACGTGTGAGATCGCCATCAAGCAGAAGCTGATCGACGAGCTGGAGAATAGCCAGCGGCGTCTGCACACGCTCAAACAGCAGTACGAGCAGAAGCTCCTCATGCTTCAGAACAAGATCCGTGACACGCAGCTGGAGAGGGACCGTGTGCTGCACAGCATCG GCTCGGTGGAGTCGTGCTCGGACGACAAGGCGAAGCGAATTAAGAGCGAGTACGAGAAGAAGCTGAGCGTCATGAATAAAGAGCTTCAGAAACTGCAGGCTGCCCAGAAGGAGCACGCCCGCCTCCTTAAGAACCAATCACAGTACGAGAGGCAGCTGAAGAAGCTCCAGCAGGAAGTGGTGGAGATGAAGAAGACCAAA GTGCGTCTGATGAAGCAGATGAAGGAACAGCAGGAGAAGAACCGGCTGGTGGAGTCACGCAGGAACCGTGAGATCGCCACGCTGAAGAAGGACCAGCGGAaacaggag CACCAGCTGAAACTGCTTGAGGCACAAAAGAGGCAGCAGGAACTCATACTACGCAGGAAGACCGAGgag GTCACTGCTCTGAGAAGACAGGTTCGGCCTGTGTCGGGCAAAGTGAACAGGAAGGTCAACCTGCCCGAGACTGTACAAGACTCCGCCCACAAACTGGGACGGATGCCCATTGGCTCAGGAGCATCCAATGGAACCAG GCCGTACCATCGGCGAGCTGCGGGGGTGTACTCTACCCGCATGGCTCGGGTGAAATGGCAGAGTCTGGAGCGTCGCGTTTCAGACATTATTATGCAGCGCATGACCATCTCCAACATGGAAGCAGATATGAATCGTCTTCTCAAG caACGGGAGGAGTTGACACGGCGGAGGGAGAGGCTGGTCCGGAAGAAGGAGCGTCTGGCCAgcgggggggtggagggggccaCACAGCCTCTgggggaggagctggagaaccTGCTGGCCAACATCGACTACATCAACGACAGCATCACTGACTGCCAGGCCAACATCATGCAGATGGAGGAGGCCAAG gaagaaGGAGACACGGTGGATGTCTCTGCGGTCATTGGCTCCTGCACCCTCTCTGAGGCCCGCTTCCTCTTGGACCACTTCATGTCCATGGCCATCAGTAAG GGTCTGCAGGCAGCCCAGAAGGAGTCTCACATCAAGGTGATGGAGGGCCGACTGAAGCAGACGGAGATCAACAGCACCACACAAAACCAGCTGCTCTTCCACATGCTGAAGGAGAAGGCCGAGTTGAACCCTGAGTTGGACGCCCTGCTGGGTAACGCCCTGCAAG AGCTAGGTAATATGCCCTTGG AGAATGGAGACGACAGCAGCAGTGATGAATccacacacagtcctgcagcTGAGGGAAC CACTCTGGCATCTGACCTCATGACACTCTGTGGAGAAACAAAGTCCAGGAGTAAG GCCCGCAGAAGAACCACCACTCAACTGGAGTTGCTTTATCCAAACAACTGTGACTCTGGCCCTGACACACCAAGCGGAGACTTCTCCGCCTTATTGGCCGAAACTCCTGAAGGGGGCGTAGACCTAGAATCTGCTGGCAATGCTGTAAGGGACCACATGGTCCCTCCTGCCAGCCTGACCTCTAGAATGGGTAGCAT CAACTCTAGCAGCTCCAGACCTCCACTGGTGGTGGAGAAGAGAATCCCGGAAGCATCCCCTCTCACACGCAGGAAGACCTATGACAAGGGACAAGCTGCAGCCGACAGGGCTAAAGCCAAAGAGATCAAACA agGGGTAATAAACCCAGTGCCTGTGTCAAAGAGCAGCCGTGCTAAtgctctgcagtgtgtgtacGTGGCTGAGGGCCACAGCAAGGCCGTGCTCTGTGTGGACTCCACCGATGACCTCCTCTTTACTGGATCTAAAG A
- the kif21a gene encoding kinesin-like protein KIF21A isoform X7: MTTGPDESSVRVALRIRPQLAREKIEGCHICTFVTPGEPQVVLGKDKAFTFDYVFDMESQQDSIYSNCTEKLIEGCFEGCNATIFAYGQTGSGKTYTMGTGFDVSIMDEELGIIPRAVTHLFKGIEERKRSAAEQGRPAPEFKVNAQFLELYNEEVLDLFDATRDMEARKQKPHIKIHEDATGGIYTVGVTTRTVSSEAELMQCLKLGALSRTTASTQMNVQSSRSHAIFTIHLCQVRMCAPSDYQDGETDNRLANDSTNADEFETLTAKFHFVDLAGSERLKRTGATGDRAKEGISINCGLLALGNVISALGDRTKRSTHVPYRDSKLTRLLQDSLGGNSQTVMIACISPSDRDFMETLNTLKYANRARNIKNKVVVNQDKASQQISALRTEIARLQMELMEYRTGKRVIGQDGLESINDMFHENSMLQTENNNLRVRVKAMQETIDAQRTRLTQLLSHQANQMLAKAGEGSEEIGNMIQNYIKEIEDLRAKLLESEAVNENLRKSLSRASTRTPFYAAPGTFSPTPLAPDPSQETSDIIQLAKKDLEKLKRREKKKKKRLQQLLEERSVEEDEERSVEEDSAVKEETPDNEQERGNERMQPEGANEETEGANEETEEAQEGSDHEEGDEEEDDDDDDEELDAEESSDDSDSELDEKENFQADLANITCEIAIKQKLIDELENSQRRLHTLKQQYEQKLLMLQNKIRDTQLERDRVLHSIGSVESCSDDKAKRIKSEYEKKLSVMNKELQKLQAAQKEHARLLKNQSQYERQLKKLQQEVVEMKKTKVRLMKQMKEQQEKNRLVESRRNREIATLKKDQRKQEHQLKLLEAQKRQQELILRRKTEEVTALRRQVRPVSGKVNRKVNLPETVQDSAHKLGRMPIGSGASNGTRPYHRRAAGVYSTRMARVKWQSLERRVSDIIMQRMTISNMEADMNRLLKQREELTRRRERLVRKKERLASGGVEGATQPLGEELENLLANIDYINDSITDCQANIMQMEEAKEEGDTVDVSAVIGSCTLSEARFLLDHFMSMAISKGLQAAQKESHIKVMEGRLKQTEINSTTQNQLLFHMLKEKAELNPELDALLGNALQELGNMPLENGDDSSSDESTHSPAAEGTTLASDLMTLCGETKSRSKARRRTTTQLELLYPNNCDSGPDTPSGDFSALLAETPEGGVDLESAGNAVRDHMVPPASLTSRMGSINSSSSRPPLVVEKRIPEASPLTRRKTYDKGQAAADRAKAKEIKQGVINPVPVSKSSRANALQCVYVAEGHSKAVLCVDSTDDLLFTGSKDVSSLRPYL, encoded by the exons ATGACAACTGGACCAGACGAGAGCTCGGTCCGTGTGGCGTTGAG GATACGACCTCAGTTGGCCCGGGAGAAGATAGAAGGATGTCACATCTGTACCTTCGTGACCCCTGGAGAGCCCCAGGTGGTCCTGGGAAAGGACAAGGCCTTCACCTTCGACTATGTGTTCGACATGGAATCCCAACAGGATTCAATCTACTCCAACTGCACAGAGAAGCTGATAGAAGGCTGCTTTGAGGGCTGTAATGCCACCATCTTTGCCtatggacag ACGGGCTCGGGGAAGACGTACACCATGGGCACGGGTTTCGACGTGAGCATTATGGATGAGGAGCTGGGCATCATTCCGCGGGCTGTCACTCACCTCTTCAAGGGCATCGAGGAGAGGAAGCGGTCAGCCGCCGAGCAGGGACGCCCCGCCCCCGAGTTCAAGGTCAACGCCCAGTTCTTGGAG TTGTATAACGAGGAGGTCCTGGATCTCTTCGACGCCACACGTGATATGGAGGCCCGAAAGCAGAAGCCACACATAAAAATTCACGAGGATGCCACCGGAGGAATTTACACTGTCGGGGTGACGACACGGACCGTCTCTTCAGAGGCTGAA CTGATGCAGTGTTTGAAGCTGGGGGCCCTCTCGCGCACCACAGCCAGTACCCAGATGAACGTTCAGAGCTCTCGCTCCCACGCCATCTTCACCATCCACCTGTGTCAAGTGCGCATGTGTGCACCCTCAGACTAC CAGGACGGCGAGACTGATAATCGGCTGGCCAACGACTCGACCAACGCAGACGAGTTTGAGACACTTACAGCAAAGTTCCACTTTGTGGATCTGGCGGGTTCTGAGCGGCTGAAGAGGACCGGTGCCACGGGAGACAGGGCCAAAGAAGGCATCTCAATCAACTGTGGACTG CTGGCACTGGGGAATGTCATCAGTGCCTTAGGAGACCGAACCAAACGATCAACGCACGTGCCTTACCGAGACTCCAAACTCACTCGGCTGCTCCAGGATTCTTTAGGCGGCAATAG CCAAACGGTGATGATCGCCTGCATTAGCCCGTCCGACCGCGACTTCATGGAGACGCTGAACACACTGAAGTACGCCAACCGCGCACGCAACATCAAGAACAAGGTGGTGGTGAACCAGGACAAGGCCAGTCAGCAGATCAGCGCCCTGAGGACGGAGATCGCACGCTTGCAGATGGAGCTGATGGAGTATCGCACG GGGAAGCGTGTGATCGGGCAGGACGGCCTGGAGAGCATCAACGACATGTTCCACGAGAACTCCATGCTGCAGACGGAGAACAACAACCTGCGTGTGCGTGTCAAAGCCATGCAGGAGACCATCGACGCCCAGCGCACACGTCTCACCCAGCTCCTCAGCCACCAGGCCAACCAGATGCTCGCAAAAGCTG GGGAAGGCAGTGAAGAGATTGGCAACATGATCCAGAACTACATTAAAGAGATTGAAGACCTCAG AGCCAAACTCTTGGAAAGCGAGGCCGTGAATGAGAACCTGAGGAAGAGTCTGTCCCGAGCGTCCACCCGCACGCCTTTCTACGCAGCGCCCGGGACCTTCTCACCTACTCCTCTTGCACCTGACCCTTCCCAGGAGACCTCCGACATTATCCAGCTGGCTAAAAAGGACCTGGAGAAACTGAAGAggagggagaagaagaagaaaaagag GCTCCAGCAGCTGCTGGAGGAAAGGAGTgtggaggaggacgaggaaagGAGTGTGGAGGAAGACAG TGCTGTGAAGGAAGAAACTCCTGACAATGAGCAAGAACGAGGCAACGAGCGTATGCAGCCAGAGGGAGCCAatgaggagacagagggagccAATGAGGAGACAGAG GAAGCACAAGAAGGCAGTGATCATGAGGAGGGtgacgaggaagaggatgatgacgatgatgatgaagaacTGGATGCTGAGGAGAGCTCTGATGACTCGGACTCCGAGCTGGATGAGAAAG agAACTTCCAGGCCGACCTGGCCAACATCACGTGTGAGATCGCCATCAAGCAGAAGCTGATCGACGAGCTGGAGAATAGCCAGCGGCGTCTGCACACGCTCAAACAGCAGTACGAGCAGAAGCTCCTCATGCTTCAGAACAAGATCCGTGACACGCAGCTGGAGAGGGACCGTGTGCTGCACAGCATCG GCTCGGTGGAGTCGTGCTCGGACGACAAGGCGAAGCGAATTAAGAGCGAGTACGAGAAGAAGCTGAGCGTCATGAATAAAGAGCTTCAGAAACTGCAGGCTGCCCAGAAGGAGCACGCCCGCCTCCTTAAGAACCAATCACAGTACGAGAGGCAGCTGAAGAAGCTCCAGCAGGAAGTGGTGGAGATGAAGAAGACCAAA GTGCGTCTGATGAAGCAGATGAAGGAACAGCAGGAGAAGAACCGGCTGGTGGAGTCACGCAGGAACCGTGAGATCGCCACGCTGAAGAAGGACCAGCGGAaacaggag CACCAGCTGAAACTGCTTGAGGCACAAAAGAGGCAGCAGGAACTCATACTACGCAGGAAGACCGAGgag GTCACTGCTCTGAGAAGACAGGTTCGGCCTGTGTCGGGCAAAGTGAACAGGAAGGTCAACCTGCCCGAGACTGTACAAGACTCCGCCCACAAACTGGGACGGATGCCCATTGGCTCAGGAGCATCCAATGGAACCAG GCCGTACCATCGGCGAGCTGCGGGGGTGTACTCTACCCGCATGGCTCGGGTGAAATGGCAGAGTCTGGAGCGTCGCGTTTCAGACATTATTATGCAGCGCATGACCATCTCCAACATGGAAGCAGATATGAATCGTCTTCTCAAG caACGGGAGGAGTTGACACGGCGGAGGGAGAGGCTGGTCCGGAAGAAGGAGCGTCTGGCCAgcgggggggtggagggggccaCACAGCCTCTgggggaggagctggagaaccTGCTGGCCAACATCGACTACATCAACGACAGCATCACTGACTGCCAGGCCAACATCATGCAGATGGAGGAGGCCAAG gaagaaGGAGACACGGTGGATGTCTCTGCGGTCATTGGCTCCTGCACCCTCTCTGAGGCCCGCTTCCTCTTGGACCACTTCATGTCCATGGCCATCAGTAAG GGTCTGCAGGCAGCCCAGAAGGAGTCTCACATCAAGGTGATGGAGGGCCGACTGAAGCAGACGGAGATCAACAGCACCACACAAAACCAGCTGCTCTTCCACATGCTGAAGGAGAAGGCCGAGTTGAACCCTGAGTTGGACGCCCTGCTGGGTAACGCCCTGCAAG AGCTAGGTAATATGCCCTTGG AGAATGGAGACGACAGCAGCAGTGATGAATccacacacagtcctgcagcTGAGGGAAC CACTCTGGCATCTGACCTCATGACACTCTGTGGAGAAACAAAGTCCAGGAGTAAG GCCCGCAGAAGAACCACCACTCAACTGGAGTTGCTTTATCCAAACAACTGTGACTCTGGCCCTGACACACCAAGCGGAGACTTCTCCGCCTTATTGGCCGAAACTCCTGAAGGGGGCGTAGACCTAGAATCTGCTGGCAATGCTGTAAGGGACCACATGGTCCCTCCTGCCAGCCTGACCTCTAGAATGGGTAGCAT CAACTCTAGCAGCTCCAGACCTCCACTGGTGGTGGAGAAGAGAATCCCGGAAGCATCCCCTCTCACACGCAGGAAGACCTATGACAAGGGACAAGCTGCAGCCGACAGGGCTAAAGCCAAAGAGATCAAACA agGGGTAATAAACCCAGTGCCTGTGTCAAAGAGCAGCCGTGCTAAtgctctgcagtgtgtgtacGTGGCTGAGGGCCACAGCAAGGCCGTGCTCTGTGTGGACTCCACCGATGACCTCCTCTTTACTGGATCTAAAG ACGTTTCCTCCCTCAGA